In Tachysurus vachellii isolate PV-2020 chromosome 1, HZAU_Pvac_v1, whole genome shotgun sequence, a genomic segment contains:
- the prss35 gene encoding inactive serine protease 35: protein MGPVPLSLLLSVLFLLCISPALSSGEDDYTWPQRKMPLVLDKRTVRLSASSFSSEHQSELNGTCGIECQREFPEPSLEALQEMLSYETMYENGTRTLTSVMLQEVMAENTSSSSTSRRKREVYGPDTRFTISDKQYSMKYPFSTAVKISTGCTGVLVSPKHVLTAAHCIHDGTDYIKGAEKLSVGVLRDKKKGGKRRRGKGRKEEGEAEKVETEMGGKKRERKSKGRKSRNKRSAESGKPTFRWTRVKKTQIPKGWFKGVSDSAEADYDYAVLELKKAQKVHHMELGIILSVKKLPASRIHFSGFDDDRPGNLVYRFCSVSDESNDLMYQQCDAKPGASGAGVYVRLKEPGKRKWKRKVIGVFTGHQWVQVNGQQQDYNVAVRITPVKFAQICSWVHGDSSMCQNT, encoded by the coding sequence ATGGGACCCGTACCCCTGAGTCTCCTGCTCTCTGTACTGTTCCTGCTGTGTATCTCTCCAGCTCTGAGCTCAGGTGAGGATGACTACACCTGGCCACAGAGGAAGATGCCGCTCGTGCTCGACAAACGCACAGTGCGTCTGAGCGCCTCGAGCTTCTCGTCTGAGCATCAGTCAGAGCTGAACGGCACGTGTGGGATCGAATGTCAGCGTGAGTTTCCGGAGCCGAGCTTGGAGGCTCTCCAGGAGATGCTTTCTTACGAAACCATGTACGAGAAcggcacacgcacactcacgtcTGTCATGCTGCAGGAGGTCATGGCCGAGAACACGTCTTCATCCTCCACATCCCGGCGTAAGCGTGAAGTCTACGGCCCGGACACACGCTTCACCATCTCCGACAAGCAGTACTCGATGAAGTATCCGTTCTCCACCGCCGTGAAGATTTCCACCGGCTGCACTGGTGTGCTTGTGTCACCCAAACACGTACTGACCGCAGCTCACTGCATCCACGACGGCACGGATTACATCAAAGGGGCAGAGAAGTTAAGCGTGGGAGTTCTGCGTGACAAGAAGAAGGGAGGAAAGAGAAGACGTGGGAAGGGCAGAAAGGAGGAGGGTGAGGCAGAGAAAGTGGAAACGGAGATGGGGGGAAAGAAACGAGAGCGAAAGTCTAAAGGTCGGAAGAGTCGGAACAAGCGGAGCGCGGAGTCTGGAAAGCCAACATTTCGCTGGACGCGCGTGAAGAAGACACAGATCCCCAAAGGCTGGTTTAAAGGCGTTTCAGACAGTGCAGAGGCTGATTACGATTACGCCGTGCTCGAGCTGAAGAAGGCACAGAAGGTGCACCACATGGAGCTCGGCATCATCCTGTCTGTAAAAAAGCTTCCCGCTTCACGCATCCACTTCTCAGGGTTCGATGACGACCGGCCCGGGAACCTGGTGTACCGGTTCTGCTCCGTTTCAGACGAGTCCAACGACCTCATGTACCAGCAGTGTGACGCGAAGCCCGGAGCGAGCGGTGCCGGTGTGTACGTGCGTCTGAAGGAGCCGGGGAAGAGGAAGTGGAAGCGGAAGGTCATCGGCGTGTTTACGGGGCATCAGTGGGTGCAGGTGAACGGCCAGCAGCAGGATTATAATGTAGCTGTGAGAATCACACCGGTGAAATTCGCACAGATCTGTTCCTGGGTACACGGAGACTCCAGCATGTGCCAAAACACCTAA